Within the Setaria viridis chromosome 3, Setaria_viridis_v4.0, whole genome shotgun sequence genome, the region TTTGCCATAGTTATCCATAAACAACAAaggtatttttttccttctgagATTGTACAATGGCTAGATCATCTTGTATTTGGCAAGTAAAGTAGGTATAAATCCGCTTTTTAGTTTTAATCAActcaaataaaatgaatttAATCAACTCATATTAGTACATTCCACTTGCCGATTGCATGTCAAAACAATTGGAGAAAAAGGAATTCCTGATTCATGATTCAACTATTTTGCTCGACTACTGCTACACGTACAACCATTTGAGAGCAACTCAGGATCCAACTGTTAAAAATTAAAATCACCTAAAAGGGAAGCTCATAAATGCATGAGATGGTTTAGATGCATGGTTATACTTGAGCTGTGCAGAAAATGGTTGTACGTGAAGCATTTCTAATTTTGTTCCGCACTGAAAAGGAATGGTAGAAGCTGATACCTTACATGTAGAGATGCCCATCAACACAAGACTAATAAGAGTGATGTCCACCAAAGCAGGTTTGATGCACATGATACCACGTCACCAGTATCTAAGCCTCAACCAAGTCATGTGACTGTTCAGCTATGTGTTTAACTTGAGTTTGTGCAGCAGCTAACGTCTGTCACAATGTCCCATGATTGCACATTGATCAAGGAGCCACAGGCCCACAGACACCAGCTTGCCAAGTCTCCTTGGTGCATAGCAAATCTTGAAAGTAATTTTATGTTTGAATTTGTACCAGAAACTTCCCAATCATTATGCTTTTGTCATCTGAAAGTTTGTTGCTCTCTCATTCTCCCTGAGATACACCCTTGAAGATTCAGTTCATTCCCAGAATTTCTGGCACTATGGAACTATGGATGCACATAGCACATGGGAACATAATATTTTCAGCCTCAAAAATCACTCATCAGCTTCTTATCTTTTATCCCTGAACCTTCTTCCCTTGTACTTCTGTTTGAAATCTTCAGGGCCTAGTAAATCTGATGCACTTGAATTCATCTCTTCAGAGAGCTTTTGGGCTAGTTCAAACTGTCCAGCCTTTTTCACATCGCTGATCAGTGCACGATAGACATAAACTGAAGGTTTGTGGGACATCTTCATCTTGTCAAGCATTTCCAGGGCTTCAGTAATATGACCAGCCCGTCCAAAACTATCAATGAGTGCTGTGTATGTTCTAAGATCTGGATTGATGCCTCTCTCAAGCATTTCCCCTGCAAATCTTTTGCACAGACCTAATCTCCCAAGCCTTCGCAAGCAGTTTATTACAGTATTGTAAGTCACAATGTCAGGATAATGGCCAAGTTCTTCCATTAGCTTCACCTCATGAAGCATTTGATCCACTCGACCAGCTTTCCCCAGCATGTCCAAGATAGTGTTGAACGTGACAACATCCAAGGTTTGATCTTTCTTCAACTCTTCAAAGATGATCAAACTTTTATCAATGTCTCCATATTTAGCCGTGGCAAAAATAATGCGATTCATTACTGTAGGGTCTCTATTCTGTGTTATTTCCAAAATTTCTCTTACAAACTTGAGTATCAATTCACATTCATCCAACTTCTGGAGGGCCTTGGCAACATTCATATATGAAGTAGAATCAGGAGCAAGTTTTGAAAGCAGCAAGTACCTGAATACcttggcaaaaagatcaaagcCATCTGCTTCAGCTGCTTGCTGCAGTAACACATTAAACGTGTCCAGGCCAACATGGATCTGCTGGTGATGCAGATGCCGCAGAACACGAACAGCATCAACAAGGTTGCCAGATCTGCTGAGTTTGTCAATATAAGCAGTAGATGCTGAGGCATCTGAAGCACTACTGCTTGCTGTGATCGAGCAATCATGCTTAAATGCCTCAATGgcctcatcatcgtcatcatcatc harbors:
- the LOC117850249 gene encoding uncharacterized protein, yielding MWRLPPAAALRLLRRSLGATARLSVPGCLVRALLHEEQHTARANPHMTVRYLQWCGSDDDDDDEAIEAFKHDCSITASSSASDASASTAYIDKLSRSGNLVDAVRVLRHLHHQQIHVGLDTFNVLLQQAAEADGFDLFAKVFRYLLLSKLAPDSTSYMNVAKALQKLDECELILKFVREILEITQNRDPTVMNRIIFATAKYGDIDKSLIIFEELKKDQTLDVVTFNTILDMLGKAGRVDQMLHEVKLMEELGHYPDIVTYNTVINCLRRLGRLGLCKRFAGEMLERGINPDLRTYTALIDSFGRAGHITEALEMLDKMKMSHKPSVYVYRALISDVKKAGQFELAQKLSEEMNSSASDLLGPEDFKQKYKGRRFRDKR